One stretch of Muribaculum intestinale DNA includes these proteins:
- a CDS encoding M28 family peptidase, with protein MILAGAMACTGHGNRAVSGEAASGKDTTASSGLNTVDFNADSAYRHIATQVELGPRIPGTVPHAACVEYIAGRLRSYGADTVMIQQSKVDSPSGGVIPVSNILARYNSGTGRRILLVAHYDTRPWADNDPNAANHSTPVPGANDGASGVGVLLELARLMGERNPAAGVDLLFVDAEDSGNDGDENSWCLGTQEWLRGKPYKGMVQPAYAILLDMVGGEGAVFRREIISDHFARSVNDRIWAVASASGYADRFVNTSGGGVTDDHVFINRAGIPAVDIIDAAHPSTGSFPPTWHTVADDMTSISTATLKAVGQTVANVIYTEKAE; from the coding sequence ATGATATTAGCCGGAGCCATGGCCTGTACGGGCCATGGCAACCGTGCTGTATCAGGTGAAGCAGCCTCAGGAAAAGACACGACAGCCTCCAGCGGTCTTAATACAGTCGACTTCAACGCCGACTCAGCCTACCGACATATCGCAACCCAGGTAGAGCTCGGACCACGCATACCCGGTACAGTTCCTCATGCGGCCTGTGTCGAATATATTGCCGGCAGACTCCGCTCATACGGAGCCGATACGGTAATGATACAGCAATCAAAAGTCGACAGTCCGTCAGGCGGTGTCATACCGGTATCAAATATTCTGGCACGGTACAACTCCGGTACAGGACGCCGCATACTACTTGTAGCCCACTACGACACACGTCCATGGGCCGATAACGATCCGAATGCCGCCAACCACAGCACACCGGTACCCGGTGCCAACGATGGCGCCAGCGGTGTAGGCGTACTGCTTGAACTTGCCCGACTGATGGGCGAACGGAATCCTGCTGCAGGAGTCGACTTACTTTTTGTAGACGCCGAAGACAGCGGCAATGACGGCGACGAAAACTCATGGTGCCTCGGCACACAGGAGTGGCTGCGCGGCAAGCCATACAAAGGCATGGTGCAGCCGGCCTATGCAATATTGCTTGATATGGTAGGTGGTGAAGGCGCTGTATTCCGGCGCGAAATCATCAGCGACCACTTCGCACGCAGTGTCAACGACCGAATCTGGGCCGTAGCCTCAGCATCAGGATATGCCGACAGATTCGTGAACACCTCTGGCGGAGGTGTGACAGATGACCACGTATTTATCAACCGTGCCGGGATACCGGCTGTCGACATAATCGACGCAGCCCATCCCTCGACAGGCTCATTTCCGCCGACATGGCACACCGTAGCCGATGACATGACCTCCATATCAACAGCCACACTTAAAGCCGTAGGACAGACCGTGGCCAACGTAATATACACTGAAAAAGCAGAATAA
- a CDS encoding DUF3332 domain-containing protein → MKRRYLFVGLVLALAGSMVSTSCIGSFALTNKILGWNHTVGNKFVNELVFIAFCIVPVYEVSALADVLVINSIEFWSGNNPVACGRSVIEGQDGRYLVDCDKTGYTITSENDGSVVRLDFNADEQTWSVRTPDMEEGVVFMTMIDDNNVEMVGADGDMHRVALDAQGVLAYQQQALPAMLATR, encoded by the coding sequence ATGAAAAGAAGATATTTATTTGTAGGTCTTGTACTTGCGCTCGCAGGTTCGATGGTATCGACATCCTGTATAGGAAGTTTCGCTCTCACCAACAAGATTCTTGGCTGGAACCACACTGTAGGCAATAAATTTGTCAACGAACTCGTGTTCATCGCATTCTGTATAGTTCCCGTATATGAAGTATCAGCTTTGGCTGATGTACTTGTCATCAACAGTATCGAATTCTGGAGCGGAAACAACCCCGTAGCTTGCGGACGCAGTGTCATCGAAGGTCAGGATGGCCGTTACCTCGTTGACTGCGACAAGACAGGATATACCATTACAAGCGAAAATGACGGCAGCGTAGTGCGACTCGACTTCAATGCCGACGAACAGACATGGAGCGTACGCACCCCCGACATGGAGGAAGGTGTGGTATTCATGACTATGATTGATGACAACAATGTAGAGATGGTAGGTGCCGACGGCGACATGCATCGTGTGGCACTCGATGCTCAGGGCGTACTCGCCTATCAGCAGCAGGCTCTCCCCGCCATGCTTGCCACCCGATAA
- a CDS encoding transglycosylase SLT domain-containing protein codes for MRKSAVLLPIALLLLAICSIYSCGRGNGAGGSDSDSTSHALPDTLRVGTLYSPTSYFIYREEQMGYDYDMVTRFGADKGIAIDLHVAPSLTSLVEMLDSGIIDLAAYEIPITAEYKPHVVAAGDENITTQVLVQPKSDNPITDVTQLAGREVYVEAGSKYLYRLENLNDEIGGGIKIHQVKSDTLITEDLIEMVANGEIPLTIVDSDIARINRTYYNSLDIGLPVSFEQRAAWGVSPKKPWLADSITEWMGQAEPRKAQARILKRYFELSKESPALSIDFSKGRISPYDRFFRQYANEIGWDWRMLAAQGYTESRFDSTAVSWAGARGVMQIMPRTARAYGLSSSKITNPEANIRTAAAIMKALDKSLSKKVPDSEERRKFILAAYNSGIAHIYDAIALAKKYGKNPKIWDGNVADALLMKAKPEYYNDPVCKYGYFRGKETTAYVRKVMDFYKRSTAHIRL; via the coding sequence ATGCGTAAGTCAGCCGTTCTTCTCCCAATAGCATTACTGTTACTTGCAATCTGCTCGATATACTCGTGCGGACGGGGGAACGGCGCCGGAGGTTCAGACTCCGACTCAACTTCACATGCACTGCCGGATACCCTGCGCGTAGGCACCCTCTACAGTCCGACCTCATATTTCATCTACCGAGAGGAACAGATGGGATATGACTACGACATGGTGACACGCTTCGGTGCCGACAAAGGTATCGCCATCGACCTGCATGTAGCTCCCAGCCTGACCTCACTTGTCGAGATGCTCGACAGCGGAATTATTGATCTCGCTGCATATGAGATACCCATCACAGCGGAGTACAAACCGCATGTAGTAGCTGCAGGCGACGAGAATATCACGACCCAGGTACTTGTACAGCCCAAAAGCGACAACCCTATTACCGATGTGACCCAGCTCGCCGGACGTGAGGTATACGTGGAGGCCGGCTCGAAGTACCTCTACCGTCTTGAGAATCTCAACGACGAAATCGGAGGCGGAATCAAGATACATCAAGTAAAAAGCGACACACTTATTACCGAGGATCTTATCGAGATGGTAGCAAACGGAGAGATACCGCTAACTATCGTCGACAGCGATATCGCGCGTATAAACCGCACATACTATAACAGTCTCGATATAGGCCTCCCGGTAAGTTTCGAGCAACGTGCTGCCTGGGGTGTATCGCCTAAGAAACCGTGGCTCGCCGACAGCATCACCGAATGGATGGGCCAGGCCGAGCCTCGCAAAGCGCAGGCCCGGATTCTGAAACGCTATTTCGAGCTCAGCAAAGAATCGCCGGCGCTATCCATAGATTTCTCAAAGGGACGCATATCACCCTACGACCGCTTCTTCCGGCAATACGCAAATGAAATCGGGTGGGACTGGCGTATGCTTGCTGCACAAGGATATACCGAGAGCCGTTTCGACTCCACAGCGGTAAGCTGGGCAGGCGCAAGAGGTGTGATGCAGATAATGCCTCGCACAGCACGTGCTTACGGTCTATCCTCATCCAAAATCACAAATCCGGAGGCTAATATCCGCACTGCGGCGGCCATAATGAAAGCGCTCGACAAATCCCTGTCAAAAAAAGTGCCCGATTCAGAAGAACGCCGTAAATTTATCCTGGCAGCCTACAATTCAGGCATAGCACATATATATGACGCCATAGCCCTGGCAAAAAAATACGGAAAAAACCCAAAAATATGGGACGGGAACGTAGCCGATGCTCTACTCATGAAGGCTAAGCCAGAATACTACAACGACCCTGTATGCAAATACGGTTATTTCCGTGGCAAAGAAACTACGGCATATGTGCGCAAGGTCATGGATTTCTATAAACGCAGCACCGCACACATAAGGCTATAA
- a CDS encoding AIR synthase related protein, translating into MSNQRYDLRGVSASKEDVHNAIKNVDKGLFPKAFCKIIPDYLGGDSEYCNIMHADGAGTKSALAYMYWRETGDLSVWKGIAQDALIMNIDDLLCVGATDNILVSSTIGRNKMLIPGEVIAAIINGTEELLSELREMGVNIYSTGGETADVGDLVRTIIVDSTVTCRMKRADVINNANIAGGDVIVGLASYGQAAYENEYNGGMGSNGLTSARHDVFCHELAEKYPESYDHAVPAELVYSGTCRLTDEVEGAPVNAGKLVLSPTRTYAPVIKKLLDEMRADIHGMVHCSGGAQTKVMHFVEGKHVVKDNLFPVPPLFDLIQRESGTDWKEMYKVFNMGHRMEIYVKPEVAQRVIAISESMGIPARIVGRVEDSESNRLTIISEKGTFEY; encoded by the coding sequence ATGAGCAATCAGCGCTATGACCTCCGCGGAGTATCAGCCTCGAAAGAGGATGTGCACAACGCAATCAAGAATGTCGATAAAGGACTTTTCCCAAAAGCATTCTGCAAAATCATCCCCGACTATCTGGGCGGTGACAGTGAATACTGCAACATAATGCACGCCGACGGAGCCGGGACCAAATCGGCCCTCGCCTATATGTACTGGCGCGAGACAGGCGACCTGAGTGTATGGAAAGGCATAGCCCAGGATGCTCTGATAATGAATATCGACGACCTGCTGTGTGTGGGCGCTACCGACAATATACTTGTCAGCTCCACTATCGGACGCAACAAGATGCTCATACCAGGTGAAGTAATCGCTGCTATCATCAACGGTACAGAAGAACTGCTGTCGGAACTACGCGAGATGGGTGTGAATATCTACAGCACCGGAGGAGAGACCGCCGATGTTGGCGACCTCGTACGCACAATCATCGTCGACAGCACCGTCACATGCCGCATGAAGCGTGCCGATGTGATAAACAACGCCAATATCGCCGGAGGCGACGTAATCGTAGGTCTCGCAAGCTATGGACAAGCTGCCTATGAAAATGAATATAACGGAGGTATGGGCTCCAATGGTCTCACTTCGGCCCGGCACGACGTGTTCTGTCACGAACTTGCCGAAAAATATCCTGAAAGCTACGATCATGCAGTTCCGGCAGAACTGGTATATTCCGGGACATGCCGCCTGACCGATGAAGTGGAAGGCGCACCTGTAAATGCCGGAAAACTCGTACTCTCCCCCACCCGCACATACGCTCCTGTAATCAAGAAACTGCTTGACGAGATGCGTGCGGATATCCATGGTATGGTACACTGCTCGGGCGGCGCACAGACCAAAGTAATGCACTTTGTCGAAGGAAAACACGTGGTAAAGGACAATCTCTTCCCTGTGCCGCCACTGTTCGACCTCATCCAACGCGAATCAGGCACCGATTGGAAAGAAATGTACAAAGTATTCAACATGGGCCACCGCATGGAGATATATGTAAAACCGGAAGTTGCACAGCGAGTTATCGCCATATCCGAATCAATGGGCATACCGGCGCGCATAGTAGGTCGCGTCGAGGATTCCGAGTCCAACCGACTTACCATCATATCGGAAAAAGGCACTTTCGAATATTAA
- a CDS encoding phosphatidate cytidylyltransferase yields MKNFILRTITGALYVAVILSGILLGAIPFWVLCMSLSVLATIEYTSLGNMKRQPDGNVCPSVDWASASMWIDVAMALSLITAGWMSMRYAYMQVWGTWLSLLLVRLVYTLYSKEEKPLHSLARSMMSQLYIALPMMLMQYIYALSSHLVLMMFVLIWVNDTGAFLVGSAIGRHRLFERISPKKSWEGFWGGMAFCIIASIAAKSIWPSYFLLDIWFMAVFGVIVCVFATWGDLIESLIKRTVGVKDSGRLLPGHGGILDRIDSLLIVSVATLAYLLFI; encoded by the coding sequence ATGAAAAATTTCATTCTGCGCACCATCACGGGCGCTTTATATGTAGCTGTAATACTGTCCGGAATACTGCTCGGAGCAATCCCGTTCTGGGTACTATGTATGTCATTGAGCGTTCTCGCCACAATCGAATATACTTCACTCGGCAACATGAAACGACAACCCGACGGCAACGTCTGCCCTTCGGTTGACTGGGCATCCGCATCCATGTGGATTGATGTGGCCATGGCCTTGTCGTTGATTACAGCAGGATGGATGTCAATGCGCTATGCCTACATGCAGGTATGGGGCACATGGCTTTCGCTGCTACTTGTACGCCTTGTATACACCTTGTACTCAAAAGAGGAGAAGCCACTGCACTCCCTGGCCCGGTCAATGATGTCACAATTGTACATCGCCCTGCCGATGATGCTTATGCAGTATATCTACGCTCTTAGCTCTCACCTCGTACTGATGATGTTCGTGCTCATATGGGTAAATGACACAGGCGCATTCCTTGTAGGCTCGGCCATCGGACGCCATCGCCTCTTCGAGCGCATATCTCCCAAGAAATCGTGGGAAGGATTTTGGGGAGGAATGGCATTCTGCATCATCGCAAGCATCGCAGCAAAATCAATCTGGCCATCCTACTTCCTGTTAGACATATGGTTCATGGCAGTATTCGGTGTTATTGTATGCGTGTTTGCCACATGGGGCGACTTGATTGAATCTCTCATCAAGCGCACGGTAGGAGTAAAAGATTCCGGACGTCTCCTGCCTGGCCATGGCGGAATTCTCGACCGCATTGACTCTCTTCTTATAGTATCTGTAGCAACTCTGGCATATCTGCTTTTTATATAA
- a CDS encoding MBL fold metallo-hydrolase, producing the protein MLNIKAFQFNMFGVNTYVVWDPVTLDAAIIDPGMINRSEEAVLDSFVEKEKLNVTQLVNTHMHVDHTFGVPHIRNRYGIELKASPDDTFLGRQAPAQARMFGLDASNVEPVEANVALSDGDHITVGSEEAIVLGVPGHSPGSLVLYFPQSAFVITGDVLFEGSIGRTDLVAGNHQQLIDGIKRKLLSLPDNTKVYPGHGSPTTIGAEKKSNPYLR; encoded by the coding sequence ATGCTGAATATAAAGGCTTTTCAGTTTAACATGTTCGGTGTCAACACATATGTGGTATGGGACCCTGTAACACTCGATGCCGCCATAATCGACCCCGGAATGATTAACCGATCGGAAGAGGCTGTCCTCGACTCTTTTGTCGAGAAAGAGAAACTCAACGTCACTCAACTTGTCAACACCCACATGCATGTTGACCACACATTTGGCGTGCCACACATACGCAACCGCTACGGAATCGAGCTGAAAGCCTCGCCCGACGATACATTTCTCGGACGCCAGGCCCCGGCACAGGCACGAATGTTCGGTCTTGATGCAAGTAATGTCGAGCCTGTCGAAGCCAACGTAGCGCTCTCCGACGGTGACCACATTACAGTCGGAAGTGAAGAAGCCATCGTGCTCGGTGTTCCAGGCCACTCCCCCGGCAGTCTTGTACTCTATTTCCCGCAGTCAGCATTTGTCATTACAGGCGACGTGCTTTTCGAGGGAAGCATCGGTCGCACCGACCTTGTAGCCGGCAATCATCAGCAGCTTATTGACGGAATCAAGCGCAAACTTCTGTCACTCCCCGATAATACAAAGGTATATCCTGGACATGGCTCTCCCACCACAATCGGAGCCGAAAAGAAATCCAATCCATATCTCCGATAG
- the rsmG gene encoding 16S rRNA (guanine(527)-N(7))-methyltransferase RsmG: MEIIEKYFTLTPRQQSQMEALSRLYPEWNEKINVVSRKDIDNLYEHHILHSLGIAKFLHPVPDTTFLDLGTGGGFPGIPLAILWPECNFHLIDRIGKKIRVAQDIADQTGLTNVTFQHGDIGECRRRYDFVISRAVMRLDEMIPLIRKNIAPGGKNGYPNGVIVLKGGELAGELSGLKCPIIEESLSTWFDEEFFKTKKLIYAQI, from the coding sequence ATAGAAATCATCGAAAAATATTTTACACTTACCCCCCGACAACAGTCGCAGATGGAGGCCCTGAGCCGCTTGTATCCCGAGTGGAACGAAAAAATCAACGTGGTATCACGCAAAGATATCGACAATCTTTACGAGCACCACATACTTCACTCGCTGGGTATAGCCAAATTCCTGCATCCCGTACCCGACACTACATTTCTCGATTTGGGCACAGGAGGCGGATTTCCGGGCATCCCCCTTGCAATATTATGGCCTGAGTGCAACTTCCACCTGATTGACCGTATTGGAAAAAAAATACGTGTAGCCCAGGATATCGCCGACCAGACAGGTCTTACCAACGTCACCTTCCAGCATGGAGATATCGGTGAATGCCGTCGCCGTTACGACTTTGTGATAAGCAGAGCCGTGATGCGTCTTGACGAAATGATACCGCTTATCAGAAAAAACATAGCACCGGGCGGCAAAAACGGATACCCCAACGGAGTGATTGTACTCAAGGGAGGAGAACTCGCGGGCGAACTGTCAGGGCTAAAATGTCCGATTATTGAAGAATCGCTCAGTACATGGTTTGACGAAGAGTTCTTCAAGACCAAGAAACTTATTTATGCACAAATATAA
- the rmuC gene encoding DNA recombination protein RmuC encodes MLTYLIFLVTGMAAGLVIGHLWGHGKAVAQRNAILLAKAEAETTHAREIAELRAEAGRAEAAAESRIRALEAEKAMLDTRLADDRASHAREIEQRDAMMKAAEQQASERAAQFREQLDMAREQLKTTAADLLAARTADLNRANVRDIDNVLQPLRQHIKEMKEAMDASRDINIRNTASLHQAISDIMERTAGIGAEADKLARALRHENKTQGNWGEVILSELLDSQGLKRGINYEVQSTIVDKNGRPVLNETTDKRMIPDVILHYSDNKDLIIDAKVSLSAYLDYTGAESEEAREDALRRHVKSIRAHVKELAAKDYRRYILHPRQSLDYVIMFVPNEAALQLAMSVEPTLWRDAMKEGVFISGECNLTAALRIIHLAWRQEVQAQSQRKVFEEANLLIGRVGDFYKTFTDIGARIDKAKEAFTDSANKLINGRQSLMVPARRLRDMGAKEKAGAPLPEPESESLLTELTDTTSLPTADT; translated from the coding sequence ATGCTCACATATCTGATATTCCTTGTCACAGGCATGGCCGCAGGCCTTGTCATCGGTCACTTATGGGGCCATGGCAAGGCTGTAGCACAACGCAACGCCATTCTACTTGCCAAAGCCGAAGCTGAGACAACACATGCGCGTGAGATAGCCGAACTGCGTGCTGAAGCCGGCCGTGCCGAGGCTGCAGCCGAAAGCCGTATCCGCGCTCTTGAGGCTGAGAAAGCGATGCTTGATACAAGACTTGCCGATGACCGGGCATCTCATGCCAGAGAAATAGAACAGCGCGACGCCATGATGAAAGCCGCCGAACAGCAGGCTTCGGAACGTGCCGCACAGTTTCGCGAACAGCTTGACATGGCCCGTGAGCAACTGAAGACTACTGCCGCCGACCTGCTCGCAGCACGTACCGCCGACCTCAACCGCGCCAACGTACGCGATATCGATAATGTGTTACAGCCACTCCGACAGCACATCAAGGAGATGAAAGAGGCCATGGATGCCTCGCGCGACATAAACATCCGCAACACTGCGTCGCTCCATCAGGCAATATCCGACATAATGGAGCGCACCGCCGGAATAGGGGCTGAAGCCGACAAACTCGCCCGGGCTCTGCGCCATGAGAATAAGACCCAAGGCAACTGGGGAGAGGTGATTCTCAGCGAACTGCTCGACAGCCAGGGTCTGAAACGAGGCATAAACTACGAGGTACAGTCGACCATTGTCGACAAAAACGGCCGACCGGTGCTCAACGAGACAACCGACAAGCGCATGATTCCCGATGTCATACTCCACTACTCCGACAACAAGGACCTGATAATCGATGCGAAAGTGAGTCTGTCGGCATATCTCGACTATACAGGTGCCGAATCAGAGGAGGCCCGCGAGGATGCACTACGACGCCATGTAAAGAGTATCCGGGCCCACGTCAAGGAGCTCGCAGCAAAAGACTACCGCCGCTATATCCTCCACCCGCGCCAGTCGCTCGACTATGTAATCATGTTCGTGCCCAACGAGGCAGCACTCCAGCTCGCCATGAGCGTGGAGCCCACACTATGGCGCGATGCCATGAAAGAGGGTGTGTTTATATCCGGAGAGTGCAACCTCACTGCCGCACTGCGCATAATTCATCTGGCGTGGCGTCAGGAAGTACAGGCACAAAGCCAGCGAAAAGTATTTGAGGAGGCCAACCTGCTGATAGGCCGCGTAGGCGACTTCTACAAGACATTCACCGATATCGGAGCGCGCATCGACAAGGCTAAGGAGGCATTCACCGACAGCGCCAACAAGCTAATCAACGGACGCCAGAGCCTGATGGTGCCGGCAAGGCGTCTGCGCGACATGGGAGCAAAAGAAAAAGCCGGAGCGCCTTTGCCCGAACCGGAGTCCGAATCATTGCTAACCGAGTTGACCGACACCACCTCTCTCCCCACAGCCGACACCTAA
- a CDS encoding M3 family metallopeptidase, translated as MNQNSAAAATPGTSADNPFFTEYTTTVLGTIPFSRVHNSDYEPAVDRGIKLQNQEIDAIVNNPDKPTFLNTIVALERSGADLNRVLSTFYPLLSADSDDELMEISMRLSSKLSDHSTSITLNQGLWKRIKSVYDKRASLNLNPEDEMLLQRTYDSFARSGAGLEGQQREEYRRLASKLSDLTTKFGQNVLKELNTYEIWLSGDELAGLPTSVLEAAALSAKEKGREGEYRFTLAQPTYMAVMKYADSPAVRERFYRLYNSRNTKGEYSNMEIMSDIADTRRQIAALFGKETYADYGLEKTMAENTANVYALLNRLAEAYRPAQQREFAEITEFASKATGAPVKLNAWDYSYWANKLKEAKYKYDEEALRPYFELNNVIDGVFGLATRLYGVTFRQNPDIEVYHPDVRAFEVIDPEQKVMGVIYTDFYPRETKRPGAWMTNFREEYIDADGDTVLPHVSIVMNFTKPTDTKPSLLTPYEVETFLHEFGHALHGLFASTNYASLSGTNVYRDFVELPSQFNENYLTEKEFLDGFARHYQTGEPIPSELVEKIIDTSRFGAGYACLRQLAFGLTDMAWHTTTTHVDDPAELERRATESVAMFDEVEGCMFSPQFSHIFAGGYAAGYYSYKWAEVLDADAFSMFKRNGLFDKKTADSFRTNILMRGGTEHPMTLYKRFRGQEPTIDALLQRDGIQPEEQPSMPQPVPTKKD; from the coding sequence ATGAACCAGAACAGCGCGGCCGCAGCCACCCCAGGCACATCGGCCGACAACCCATTCTTTACTGAATACACCACTACGGTACTTGGAACCATTCCTTTCAGCCGTGTACATAATTCTGACTACGAGCCGGCTGTCGACCGAGGCATCAAACTCCAGAACCAAGAAATCGACGCGATAGTCAATAATCCCGACAAACCCACATTCCTCAATACCATAGTGGCACTTGAACGCTCCGGCGCCGACCTCAACCGAGTGCTCAGCACATTTTACCCACTGCTTTCTGCCGACAGCGATGACGAACTTATGGAAATATCCATGCGGCTGTCATCAAAGCTCTCTGACCACTCCACAAGTATCACACTCAATCAGGGACTTTGGAAACGCATCAAGAGCGTATACGACAAACGCGCTTCGCTGAATCTGAATCCCGAGGATGAAATGCTCCTCCAGCGCACCTATGATTCATTCGCCCGCAGTGGCGCAGGACTCGAAGGCCAACAGCGCGAAGAGTACCGACGTCTGGCATCAAAACTCTCTGACCTTACAACAAAATTCGGTCAAAACGTTCTCAAAGAACTCAACACATATGAAATATGGCTTTCCGGCGATGAGCTCGCAGGCCTTCCGACAAGCGTGCTTGAGGCTGCCGCACTCTCCGCTAAAGAAAAAGGACGCGAGGGCGAATACCGATTCACACTCGCCCAGCCTACATATATGGCCGTAATGAAGTATGCCGACTCTCCTGCCGTGCGCGAGCGGTTCTACCGTCTCTACAACTCTCGCAACACTAAAGGTGAATACTCAAATATGGAGATAATGAGCGACATAGCCGATACGCGCCGGCAGATTGCCGCACTCTTTGGCAAGGAGACATATGCCGACTATGGACTTGAAAAGACCATGGCCGAAAATACCGCCAACGTATACGCCCTGCTCAACCGGCTCGCCGAGGCTTACCGTCCGGCACAACAACGTGAATTTGCCGAAATCACCGAATTCGCATCCAAGGCTACCGGTGCTCCGGTAAAACTCAATGCCTGGGACTACAGCTACTGGGCCAATAAACTCAAAGAGGCAAAATATAAATACGATGAAGAAGCGCTCCGCCCATATTTCGAGCTCAACAATGTAATCGACGGTGTGTTCGGTCTCGCCACACGCCTCTACGGAGTCACTTTCCGTCAAAATCCCGATATCGAAGTATACCATCCCGACGTGCGTGCCTTCGAGGTAATCGACCCCGAACAAAAGGTGATGGGAGTCATTTACACCGATTTTTATCCGAGAGAGACAAAGCGTCCCGGAGCCTGGATGACCAATTTCCGCGAAGAATACATTGATGCCGACGGTGACACCGTACTGCCCCATGTGTCTATTGTGATGAATTTCACCAAGCCCACCGACACAAAACCGTCGCTTCTTACACCTTATGAGGTAGAAACATTCCTCCATGAGTTCGGCCACGCTCTCCATGGACTCTTCGCATCGACCAACTATGCGTCACTGTCGGGAACCAACGTCTACCGCGACTTTGTGGAACTCCCCTCACAGTTCAATGAAAACTACCTCACCGAAAAAGAGTTCCTCGATGGATTCGCCCGACATTATCAGACCGGCGAGCCCATCCCGTCGGAACTCGTCGAAAAGATTATTGACACATCACGTTTTGGTGCCGGATACGCATGCCTGCGTCAGCTCGCATTCGGACTCACCGACATGGCATGGCACACAACAACCACACATGTAGATGATCCCGCCGAACTTGAACGCCGGGCCACAGAATCAGTAGCAATGTTTGACGAAGTAGAGGGATGCATGTTCTCACCACAGTTCAGCCACATATTTGCCGGAGGATACGCGGCAGGATATTACAGCTACAAATGGGCCGAGGTACTCGATGCCGACGCATTCTCCATGTTCAAGCGCAATGGCCTGTTTGACAAGAAGACGGCTGATTCGTTCCGTACCAACATACTCATGCGCGGCGGCACAGAACATCCTATGACACTCTACAAGCGGTTCAGAGGACAGGAGCCTACAATCGACGCACTACTTCAGCGCGACGGCATACAGCCTGAAGAGCAGCCATCTATGCCCCAGCCGGTTCCCACTAAGAAAGACTGA